GTCTTTACCGGATCATTGCCCATCAGCAACAACTCCGGATTTTCCAAAAGTTCTTTAACGCGCACCAGGAAGCTCACTGATTCACGTCCGTCAATCGTGCGGTGATCATAACTCATCGCCAGGTACATCATTGGTCGAATGGTAATTTGTCCGCCAATCACGACCGGCCGTTCCTGAATTTTATGCATGCCAAGAATAGCGGATTGAGGAATATTAATAATAGGTGTTGACATGAGCGAACCAAACACACCACCATTGGTAATGGTAAAAGTGCCACCACTCATTTCTTCCAGCGATAATTTATTTTCCCTGCCACGTTTTGCGAGGTCAGCTACTTTCGCTTCGATTTCCGCAAACGAAAGTGATTCAGCATTCCGGATCACAGGCACCACTAATCCTTTAGGCGTGGAAACTGCAATCGAGATGTCGCAGAAATCATGATAGATAATGTCATCACCTTCAATAAATGCATTTACGGAAGGCCATTCCTGTAATGCATAACACACTGCTTTCGCGAAGAAGCTCATGAACCCAAGTCCTACTCCATGCTTTTCTTTGAACACGTCCTTATACGTTGTACGAATGTCCATGATCGGTTTCATGTCCACTTCG
The genomic region above belongs to Chitinophagaceae bacterium and contains:
- the odhB gene encoding 2-oxoglutarate dehydrogenase complex dihydrolipoyllysine-residue succinyltransferase, which encodes MQLEIKVPAVGESINEVTLAKWLKADGDTVQQDEVICELESEKATFELTAEKSGQLKIVALEGSQLKVGDVVCSIDTSMVAEEKATVPAKEIKQEEKKPEAVKEAVKETVSTKETYAKNIPSPAAEKLMKENSVAVQNGTGKEGRITKADVLSAIKDGPTLPKKAFTREERKVTLSTLRKTISKHLVAAKNTTAMLTTFNEVDMKPIMDIRTTYKDVFKEKHGVGLGFMSFFAKAVCYALQEWPSVNAFIEGDDIIYHDFCDISIAVSTPKGLVVPVIRNAESLSFAEIEAKVADLAKRGRENKLSLEEMSGGTFTITNGGVFGSLMSTPIINIPQSAILGMHKIQERPVVIGGQITIRPMMYLAMSYDHRTIDGRESVSFLVRVKELLENPELLLMGNDPVKTMLQL